In Flavobacterium cerinum, one genomic interval encodes:
- the aqpZ gene encoding aquaporin Z: MKKLIAEFIGTFWLVLGGCGSAVLACNFPDAGIGFAGVALAFGLTVLTIAYSLGHISGAHLNPAVSIGLWVGGRFDAKELIPYIIAQVLGGIAAAAILYVIATGNGNDIGGFASNGYGELSPGKYSMNAAFLTEVVMTFIFLIVILGATDERAPKGFAGLAIGLALTLIHLISIPVTNTSVNPARSISQAVFVGGEALSQLWLFIVAPIIGALIAGIVYKSIFSKE, translated from the coding sequence ATGAAAAAACTTATTGCAGAATTTATCGGAACATTTTGGTTGGTATTAGGCGGTTGTGGTAGCGCCGTACTGGCCTGCAATTTCCCTGATGCAGGAATTGGTTTTGCCGGAGTTGCTCTAGCTTTCGGTCTTACCGTTCTAACGATTGCCTATTCACTTGGACACATTTCCGGAGCACATTTAAATCCGGCCGTTTCCATCGGCTTATGGGTTGGTGGTCGTTTTGATGCAAAAGAACTGATTCCGTATATTATCGCACAGGTATTAGGCGGTATAGCTGCTGCTGCGATTTTATATGTTATTGCAACCGGTAACGGTAATGATATTGGCGGATTTGCATCCAACGGATACGGAGAACTTTCTCCCGGAAAATACAGTATGAATGCAGCCTTTCTAACAGAAGTTGTGATGACTTTTATTTTCCTTATCGTCATTTTAGGAGCAACTGATGAAAGAGCACCCAAAGGTTTTGCCGGGTTAGCCATCGGATTAGCTTTGACACTAATTCACCTGATCAGTATTCCGGTAACCAACACCTCTGTAAATCCGGCCAGAAGTATCAGCCAGGCCGTTTTTGTTGGCGGAGAAGCTTTAAGTCAGCTGTGGTTATTTATTGTAGCTCCTATTATTGGCGCTCTGATAGCCGGTATTGTATACAAATCAATCTTTAGTAAAGAAT
- a CDS encoding EamA family transporter yields MSGNQVLKGVFLVGLGATSYGMLATFVKLAYQENYTTAEVTSSQFILGIIGVLIINAFQKSKNKGTVVKATKKNIFHLMLAGTSLGMTSVFYYLAVKYIPVSIGIVLLMQTVWMGVLLEMFIDKKLPSLQKVISVLIVLGGTALATNIFKNEIQLDWRGLMWGMLAAASFTTTMFTANSVATGISSAQRSLYMLLGGAVIVFGFGIFTQTTPYNFDIFLKWGIVLSLFGTIIPPMLMNSGFPHTGIGLGSIVSSLELPVSVMMAYVILDETVVLSQWAGIALIILAIIIMNISFKKKN; encoded by the coding sequence CCAAGTTTTAAAAGGAGTTTTTTTAGTAGGATTAGGTGCAACCAGCTATGGAATGCTGGCTACATTTGTTAAGTTAGCCTACCAGGAAAACTACACCACAGCCGAGGTTACTTCTTCCCAGTTTATTTTGGGGATCATCGGTGTTTTAATTATCAATGCTTTTCAAAAATCTAAAAATAAAGGCACAGTAGTAAAAGCTACAAAAAAGAATATTTTCCATTTAATGTTGGCCGGTACATCATTAGGGATGACCAGTGTTTTCTATTATCTGGCTGTAAAATACATTCCGGTTTCCATCGGAATCGTTTTATTGATGCAAACCGTTTGGATGGGTGTTTTACTCGAAATGTTTATCGATAAAAAATTACCTTCCTTACAAAAAGTCATTTCTGTACTTATTGTTTTAGGCGGTACGGCATTAGCAACTAATATTTTTAAAAATGAAATCCAGCTTGACTGGCGCGGTTTAATGTGGGGAATGCTTGCAGCAGCTTCATTTACCACTACAATGTTTACTGCTAATAGTGTTGCAACAGGAATATCATCGGCACAAAGAAGTTTGTATATGCTTTTAGGCGGAGCTGTTATTGTTTTCGGATTCGGAATATTCACACAGACCACACCGTATAATTTCGATATCTTTTTAAAATGGGGTATTGTTTTATCGCTTTTCGGAACCATCATCCCTCCTATGCTAATGAACTCCGGATTTCCTCATACCGGAATCGGTTTAGGAAGTATTGTTTCTTCATTAGAATTACCGGTTTCCGTAATGATGGCCTATGTGATCCTTGACGAAACGGTAGTATTATCGCAATGGGCCGGTATTGCCCTGATAATTCTGGCAATTATCATTATGAACATTTCTTTCAAAAAAAAGAATTAA